In one window of Solanum pennellii chromosome 2, SPENNV200 DNA:
- the LOC107008667 gene encoding phospholipase A1-IIgamma-like, with the protein MSSMADKWEELSGKNKWEGLLNPLDVDLRRYIIQYGELAHVTYDTFITEKASKYAGASRYSMENLFSKAGLDPSKYRVTKYFYATSSIPLPDAFITKSLSREAWSKESNFMGYIAVATDEGKVSLGRRDIVIAWRGTIQTLEWVNDLQFLLIPAPEVFGKGGLLPLTQPLVHHGFYNIYTSESERSKFNKTSARDQVLEEVKRLVEEYKDDEVSITVAGHSLGASLATLNAVDIAFNGINKTSEGKEFPVTAFVFASPKVGDLNFVNTFNKLKNLHIMRIDNLLDIVPKYPPIGYFDVGQEIIIDTTKSPYLKLNPGDPHTRHNLEGYLHGIDGTQGIGPLDGFKLEVNRDLALVNRIWDILKDEHLVPGAWWVEKHNGMVQQENGKWILMDHEEYEL; encoded by the exons atgtctagCATGGCTGATAAATGGGAGGAACTTAGTGGGAAAAACAAATGGGAGGGGCTATTAAACCCATTGGATGTTGATCTTCGTAGATACATCATTCAATATGGAGAATTAGCTCATGTAACTTATGACACTTTCATTACAGAAAAAGCATCGAAATATGCAGGAGCTAGTAGATACTCGATGGAAAATCTTTTCTCTAAGGCTGGCCTTGATCCATCAAAGTATCGCGTAACTAAATATTTCTATGCTACCTCATCTATTCCACTCCCTGATGCTTTCATAACGAAATCATTGTCAAGGGAAGCATGGAGTAAGGAATCAAATTTTATGGGATATATTGCTGTGGCTACTGATGAGGGTAAAGTTTCACTAGGAAGAAGAGATATTGTTATTGCTTGGAGAGGAACAATTCAGACTCTGGAGTGGGTTAATGACCTCCAGTTTTTACTAATTCCAGCACCAGAAGTATTTGGTAAAGGAGGTTTACTTCCTTTAACCCAACCATTGGTGCATCATGGCTTCTACAACATTTATACATCAGAAAGTGAACGATCAAAGTTTAATAAAACTAGTGCTAGAGACCAG GTCCTTGAAGAAGTGAAAAGATTGGTTGAGGAATACAAGGACGACGAGGTGAGTATAACAGTGGCTGGACATAGCCTAGGTGCGTCACTTGCAACTCTAAATGCAGTTGACATAGCGTTCAATGGAATCAATAAAACAAGTGAAGGCAAAGAGTTTCCAGTGACAGCTTTTGTATTTGCAAGTCCTAAAGTTGGAGATCTCAATTTTGTGAACACATTTAACAAATTGAAAAACCTTCACATCATGAGAATTGATAATTTATTAGATATTGTACCAAAATACCCACCGATTGGGTATTTCGACGTTGGGCAGGAGATAATAATTGACACCACAAAATCCCCTTATTTGAAATTGAATCCTGGGGACCCACACACTAGGCATAATTTGGAAGGTTATTTGCACGGAATCGATGGTACGCAAGGAATCGGACCTTTAGATGGTTTTAAACTAGAGGTGAATCGCGATTTGGCACTAGTAAACAGGATATGGGACATTCTAAAAGATGAACATTTGGTACCTGGAGCTTGGTGGGTCGAGAAGCACAATGGGATGGTTCAGcaagaaaatggaaaatggaTTCTCATGGATCACGAGGAGTATGAGTTGTGA